Genomic DNA from Cloeon dipterum chromosome 3, ieCloDipt1.1, whole genome shotgun sequence:
ttatatttttgtcggTGACGTTTATGGAAGCAGAAAGCAATTGAAACAACTAATTTTATGCGCACTCGTTTTGCAGCCGTAAACCGTGTTTGTCCTTTTTCcgctttctctttctcttctctccGGCGCAGACGACAAAGTTTCAAATATAAAGCTAGACGGAAATTTCGCAGCTGTGTACACACACACCTTTATTTCTTCTTCTGCTCTGTCAGCGGCACAAAAGCAGTGAAAAGTGTCACCGGCACATTTCCAGAACAGATTCCTCCAATTTAgaagttttcaatttgagtCGCGTCGTCAGCGAATTGTACGCAAAACCcacatattatttttcgcACGCACGCAGCGcagaatgtaaattttgtaatgtacCTGCAGCAGCGGCGCGTCTGCCTCGTCTTGAGTACACAGGCAAAACAAATTCGCGGGCGTGTggctttgaaattgattttccgcgACGCCGCCATGATGCAAGAAGtgaattaacatttaaattataacacTCGACGTGAGCTcggcaaacaatttaaacggGGGTGTGCATGTTCTAAAAACTTTTGTTTCGTCTGAACAGGCTGGCCTACTTTATAGCTTTGTAAAGCTCAAACAACATTTGGCTTTtggctaaattaaatttgagagtACAATGTAAATTAGTTGAATCActatatcaatttatttctccacCAGGTGGCATAGTGCAGAAGGTGGCCCTGTTCTACCCGTCCTCGGAGATTTTGGACTTTGAGTGTCCGCAATGCGAGCCACTGAGGTGGCAAGGAGGACAGGTGCCGATCGCCAAGCGCGAGTTCCGCCTCAGGGTCGTCACGATCGAGCGGACCGCGTTCTACAGCGTCGCCAGTCTCGCCGGCGCTGGAATTGTCCTCGCCACTGTGTTCCTAGGGTTCAATCTCTACTTTAGAAAGCTCAAGTCAGTGTCAAACCAACTGGTTGCATGaagcatttcaatttgattcaatttgttttaaccACACATCATAAATCAAGATGGCGAGGATTTGCAATCCATCATGAAAAAGCGATTTCTTCCTTTTTCTAAACCAAACATGCTCGAATTAAATGCCTCCAGCTTTTGGGAGCAGCTTTCTCAAAGCGGAGTGTGTGTCTGTCTGGTGTGTCAGCATCAGGCAGCGCCGAAAAAAGCGTTGGTTTTGCGCAAATGTAAAAAGGGGCTTGCGGCTTTGCGTCGGCGGCCCGTCTGCTGAATCAACTAACAACtgttgctctctctctctctctctctctccgcagATACATCAAGCTGTCGAGTCCCCGGCTGAACAACATCGCCGTCGTTGGCTGCATTCTCGTCTACACAGCCGTCATTCTGCTCGGACTCGACCACGCCACGCTGCCCGCCGGCGGAACTTACTTCGCAAATGTTTGCACGGTAAGCAGATTAACCTGAACGCGCGCGCCTGCATCCGCCCAAATCTTTTAATCTCTTTTCGGAGCATCAAAACTGATATTTCGCAGCTTTTAAATATGTGATATAGGGATTTTTAGGTAAAGCATGTTTTTAAACGTCCTTTCTAACTAAGTTATATATCTTCAAACCTTTATTCAGTGATTTTCCCGCGATTTGCGACCACGCCCTCTTTAATTTTCCCGAGAACCACGCCCCTATTTCAAAGTTCCCGCGAGCTACTCCCTCTTCCAACGAATTTGGTGGACGGGATTTTGATGTTCAAACTTTTCTGAAAATCCAGTGGAAATCACGTACGCagctatatttattaattatcgctcttgtcaaaataaataaaattttggacgTTTTCTAACAATTACTCTCCTCAAACCTAGTAATTTTGTGCTTACGCtcaattttagacaaaaagCGATTGTTTGCACGCGTATAAATTTACACTCGCATATAATGTTTCCACTTGCAAAGTCAGTCTGCAAATATTGTTGGTTTGGTGAAAACGATCAGGCCTGCTCTGCTCTGTTATTTAAGTATAGCGGAAGCGAAGATAGAGGTGAGTGTGAGCGCGCGTGTTTACTTTGCACTAGCAAATATATATAGTGGCACAATGGTTCGAGTGCTTCGCTTAACACGCCGACAGTGTAAGCGAAGCACTCGAAAGGCGCAATAAATAGAAAATCCGCATCTCtggcggccgcgcgcgcgcgagagaaaaCGAGTCGCCGGCTGCGTGTTACTGATATAAAAAAGCAGGCAAATCCTCGGCCACCGCAATAAATGCGATATAGCCGCGCCCATCGCCCATTCCGCACTCTGCTGAGGGAATCACGCCGCTCTGATCAATTTGCTCGAGAAAGACTTGGCTGCTCGACAATAAGATAGATTTTCAGCCGACTAACAAACAGACACACAGTGTTTTCCATTCTGACCtgactcactcactcactcagagATACGTCTGCCGACCAGATTCCTATCTCGCTgcgcaaatggaaaattgccCGACACAAATGAGGGTGTGCACTGTCTCGGTCTCTCGCATCACTGGACCAAATAACTAGGGCGGCGAAATTTTTTCTGGgcttcaatgaaaaaataaataagcatgAATTGAATCGTTGCGGGACGAATTTGTATTATACAGTGTCCTGTTTTCCTCTTTCTTATATTTGAAAGGCCGCATAccagaattttgaatttgcttCGCTTTTGCGCACGTGAAATATTTAGTTTAGAATAAAGTTGGACGCTGTGTGCCCCAGAGTATGCGCATTCGAGTTTTATGAATCAACGAAATGATGAAAGCAAAGCATTAAAGCAAACATTTCCATTCGTTGCATTGACAAAGCCCTGGCGAACTGGCgcataaaaaacttttcaattagGCGGCGTGCGCGATGAATGACCCAACATGTGACGAAACTTTTCATGCAGCACGAGATGACAGCTAATTAGTAATTCAGTAAAGCAGGCAGCGGCTGAAAAGGCTACTCTTGTGTTTGTTGCAGGCCAGGGCGTATCTTCTATCTGCCGGTTTCTCCCTCGCCTTTGGCTCAATGTTCACTAAAACCTACCGTGTTCACCGGATCTTCACAAGAAGTCAAAGCGGCGTCGTTAAAAATAAGGTGAGTCTGTTGCTTTCTCTTTCCAACGCCTCTCGGCCATTTCTGCGCTTTTTCTGCCCCCGTGCCTAGCTAAAAATTATGacgtcacacacacacgggaATAAAAACGTTTGATAGCTGTGGTTAACTCGAAACTTTTTAAAAGGTGGGGTCGGAATAAAGTAATTTGGGGGTGAAAGGTATGTCCcaaaacccttcagctggccAGGGGAGGTCGATAAGAGtttaacggtgggtagtttctGCAATTAACAGTAGTTGACCTAGgacatcaaatttggaatCAGTTCGATCCGGCTTGTCGAGAGGAATGAATATAAAGTATACCATCTTATATAAATTTCTCCACAAAAGTTTCAatgatttccaaaattatcccaaaaaatccataaaaagttatattttgtCGAATGACAGGGTTTTCAAGTGTAAGTTTTATCggttttgccaattttctcctccGAACGGAgacataatttcattttttaatgaaaaatcactTCTCtcctttattgattttattttaatttttttgactgaaagcaaattattaaagtttgaaacaaatattattattattgtttattcttgccaaagtcataagatacaaaatataaaaattacagcaagaaatggcaTACAATGCTAGCAGAATACTGCAAAAACGATCAGATACATTATATAAaatcacgccgcactgagccaaaaggaaatcgCACACTAATTATCACAATTGAGCCTGCCACAAATAGTTTTTACACAAGGAGGGGAACTCGGACACTGAGCAGTCTTTGAGCTCGGGCGGCAGGTTGTTCCAGGGACTTACTACTCGAAAAGAGAAAGCCCTCTGGCCGAAGACACTGCGCACAGGCGGTGGTTGCAGTCTTGGATGCCGGTTGTTCATGTCGCCTCGCAACCGCCGGCCTTCAACGATGCGAGCTCGCGCGTCAAAATCTATTGCTCCTCCCTGAcactttttaaagaaatttagaTCTGTGTACAGCAGGTGCATTCTTAGTGGCATAATATTCGTCTCTTTTGGCGGCGGCAGTCGTCGTCCATGGATCAGGTGCAGAGCCCTATTCTGCACTCTCTCCAGTTTGTTCTTGTTTCCCTGCGTGGTCGGATGCCATGCAGGGAGCCCGTAGGTAAGAATGGGCTTAACAAGGGACAGGTAAGCGACCCTTTTTACCTTTCGAGTGCACCCGCGCAGGTTACGGGCCACAAAGCCGAGCACGCGAGCGGCCTTCGCGCGCACCGTGTCAGTGTGCACGTCCCACCTCAAATCACTGCTGATGTGCACACCGAGCAAGCGCTGTCTGTTGACGTACTCGAGTGCGACGCCTCCGATGGTATATTCGAAGAAGAGTGGCGCCCGCGCTCGCGAGATATCCATTACAAAACTTTTCTTCTGGTTGAGCTGCATAGCGTTGTTTTCGCACCAGATGAAAACTCGGTCGAGGTCTTCCTGCAACGCGTCCGCGTCCTCGGGGGTGGCAACCACCCTATGGAGGGTGGTGTCGTCGGCATACTGCTCGAGCCCCGAGCTGATCTCCTTCGGCAGGTCGGCAACGTAAACGTTAAAAAGCAGTGGGCCGAGGACACTGCCTTGCACAACTCCAGATAAGACCTCAGTCGGCGCTGAGCACACGCCGCCGAATTTTACGCGCTGCGTTCGTCCAGTCAGGAAGCACTCGATCCACCGCAGTACATCTCCGCAGACACCGTAGTGTTGAAGTTTGGAGAGTAGTCGCGCAAAGGGCACCCTATCAAAGGCCTTGGAGAAGTCGAGCAGGATGGCATGGACATGAGCGCCGCTCTTCTCGTCCAGCACCGCCGACCACGTGTCGATTAGCCCGGTCAGCAGCGTTGTGCAGCTACGGCGTGCTCTGAAGCCATGCTGATTGGCCGGGATCACGTTATTCACCTCCAGAAAATTGCACAGTTGGTCGCGGACAATTCGTTCAAGCACTTTTCCTACTAGCGAAGTAATGCTTATCGGCCTGTAATTGCGTACGTCCTCCTTCGGTCCATCTTTGTGTATCGGCGTTACTATGGCTGATTTCCAGTCGGCAGGTATCTCGCCGGTGCTAAGAGAACGGCGGAAAATGTGGCTCAAACTGGTACTTAAGGCCTCCGCACAATTCTTCATATTGCATTGAATTCTTCACATTGCATTGAATCCATAATGAAGCtgtattattttcacttaCTTGAGCGTGACGTCGGCTGGTAGGCGCGAATCGCTGGAGAAAAGCAGTGGAGCGGAAGATCGATGAGTGGACTAGCGGCgcgaaatgaataaattaagagAGACACACGCTCGCTCTTCTGCCAGCCGAGGCGaaagtaaaatgaattatacAGCGCGGATTATAATACTCTCGCCGCCCACACAAAAAAGTTTTGGCACGAAGGAGAAACAATATCATTTGGGATTTAACATTAAACCTGTTTATTTAGTACCAGAACTGTTCAGCATATttgagttcattttttatgacgGTGGAAACACGCTGGAAAATCATTGGTTCGAAAGTTTGTCATCTCAAGTTTGGTAAACTTGGTTGAGGCTAATTTGCATTGAATGAGACCATGTAATCTATTCTCGTGTTACGACAGCTGTCTATATTTCATTACCATCTTCTGTTCGCCCTTTCTTgcttaatttgatatttgatattatttgtattttatgtatatgacatggcaagaataaacaagaataataaaaggATATCAATGTTgtgcaaaattctgaaataataatatatcgCGACGGGAGGAAGTCtagtgaaaaatcattaatattttttggaaatatatcaaattttaacttacaactgttttttttataaaatgaaatgtggcaaattgttattttagtTGCTGCAAGACACACAACTGATTTCACTAATTTGTGCGTTGCTGCTGGTGGACATCCTGATCGTGACGCTTTGGGTGTCAATCGACCCGATGCAGCGGCACATGAGAAACCTGTCGCTGGAAATTTCCGCCATCGAACGCAGCGTCGTGTACCAGCCGCAGGTGGAGGTGTGCAGGTCGCAGCACACGAGTGGCTGGCTCGGCGCCCTCTACGTCTACAAAGGACTCTTGCTCATCGTCGGTGTTTACATGGCCTGGGAAACAAGGTgagaaagcaattttattgatctAACACTACATAGCTCATTGAGCCCCTCCGGCGGCCGCACCACGCACCAcaccaaatttattcactccactttatttttatttgcatttttgctgaCAGCAATTTATGATGTTCCCTTTCGCATTAATTGACGCTCAGTTTTGTTAAGCAGTGTGGTAAACGTGGTTTTTAGTGGTTAGGCAACCGGTTGAGCACAAGTGCTTCGCCGGTTGcgttatttctttaaaattacaaatctaTAATCTTATCAGACGTATCTGTTTGttgagcattaaaaatttataaaaaatgagttgaacaaaccaaaaaatcgattaatatAAGGAGAgaagcatttttaacattttgtttcactttaaagaccgtctatgacgaagtttctgagcacaccaatcgattcttgagggtggAATTTGATAAAGAGGAtattttccgaccaaaaagtgcagcgcgacgtgcgtagcacaaagtaaaacttttttcccgccaaaacaatatgaaccaatatgcgagaactgcgcatgcgtcagagctggcacacGCCCACCGCCGGTTGCTATCGGCTGACGTGACGCCTCTCCTCGGCCACACCAGGCTCAGAAacgtcgtcaaagacggtctttaactaTGACGGCTGACGGGGAATAATGTTTGCTTCATTTTCAGACGAGTGAAAATTCCTGCCCTAAACGACTCTCAGTACATAGGCATGAGCGTGTACTCAGTAGTGATTACGAGCGGAATAGTGGTGGTGCTGGCCAACCTGATCTCGGAGAGGGCGACCCTGGCGTTTGTCACCATCACCGCTCTAATTCTGGCCTCCACCTCGACCACATTATGTCTTTTATTTGTGCCAAAGGTATCATTCGTCGAATCAActcgtttatttaaaatgagcattatttttttcgtgcgCAGATTCACACGATATGGCTGCACCAGGACGAGGACCCCATTGTGGAGAGCATGGGCCTTAAGATTGAGTGTAACACCAGAAGGTATAtagtctttttaatttgtttccgcTATCGCATTCACACAAGTGGCGCCGCCGGCTGAAAACTCTCTCCCGCCTCCCTgcgtttattatttgttcGGCGGCGCGCTGCGCAAACTTACTTGGCTTTGCACGAGAAGCgggaataataatttcactctCTGCAAAACTTTTAATCTGATCTCTTTCATTAATAAAAGCGGCTTTTTCATTAATCCTGGCTACTCTGCCAAGCCAGAGTTCAAACAGGAAAACGCAAAGATCGTTTTTTCCACCCACCTCAAATTTATAAGAGtgcttatattttttatttaatttattctccgtttgaatacaaaaaaaatcaagtgacactacaataaaaaataacatgaatAATTCAGtatttgaacttttaattgaaggaaatttaatcattttaacgaattaaagacattaaattatatttattttgtacagtgctatttggatttttgttaatttgtcATGCCTTATGAACCAAAAATTCAGCAATCAAGGCGTGTTCTGATCGTCAGCGGCTGACACTGATGGCTGCTCTCTTTGTCCAGCGCTTTTTCACTAACGCGTGGgcgattccaaaaattcccAACAGCTGCAAtcaacaaatcaattttttcttaaaaaataattgaggaAATTGACgttatgaaaaaattggcagaTTCGTGATAGACGAAACGCGGGAGCGCTACTACCGGGTGGAAGTTCAGAACAAGGTGTACAGAAGAGAGTTGGCCGCGCTGGACGTGGAAATCAACAAGCTCGAGAGAATGCTGATAGAACCTCCGCCCTCGCCGACGACTTCCGTCTCCGTGAGCCACGGAAGCGTCTCCCTGCCCGGCTCACTCAAGGCGAGTCCCTCTTTCAGCTAACGTGATTGCATGCTTGTTTATTGCCAAGGCTCACAATGCTCTCGCTAATATTGACATTCTTTCATCTGAGTGGATGGCTTACAAGTCTCTTTCTTCAGTGTAAATATCATCAAAGTTATTATACAAAAACTGTTAGTTGCATATAGGAAGAGTCGAAATGGCAGTTTAGTTTCAAAgcgttttaaatatatttctactctagaaaatattttatcattacaAGAAGCTAATTTGGAATTGAATTGAAGGAGGACGACGGCATGTCGGAAGGGGACGAGGCGGAGGAGGACTCGGAGGTGCGATTGTCGCCGCTGCCGCGCCCCGTGCCGACGTACAACCCGAGGGGGGCAGCGGCGCTGCTGCTGAGCGTGGTGCCGTCGGTGGTGCCTAGGGCGAGTTGGCCGTGCGCGCAGGCCGCCGAGCGCCAACAGGTCACCTTCCGCTCCGAGCCGGAGCTGGACCAGGCGTCCGAGAACGAGGCCTCCTCCACCAGCGCGGTGGCCCTGCTAAAAAAGCTGCTGCCCCGCATCTGGAAGCCCAGCAGGGCCAAGGCGAACCGCAGCGCCATCGCCGCCGCGCTCAGGATGCACGTCAACTACGTCACGGGTATGTCTGCATTTTTGGTTTGCGGGTTCGCTGCTATTTCGCTTCTCCTTGTACAACAATCACAAATACATATGCTTATTACAATTAGTTTCTCCTTTTTTCAAGATCATTCCTTAAACAGTCCATATAATAAATACACACTCGATTTCATTAccaataaaaatagtaaaaatcaaCCATTTCTGGCTGCCTTCAAGATTAACCGATATCTCATTGGGTTTCAACGGCCGAAAACTTTCTATCTATATTGATGGTGCTTGATAAAAAGtgtctttgacaaagtttctgagcacgccaatcgattcttgagggtcgaattaagtaaagtggatattttttcgatttttttccgaCTAAAACGAGTTATGGAACGAATTATTCCGACTAAAACAATATGCGGGAAgacaagtgcgcatgcgtcagagctggctggatttGAACGAAGTCGTTCGTAatggtggtctctctgcaagtgctcaacccagctctgacgcatgcgcat
This window encodes:
- the GABA-B-R3 gene encoding gamma-aminobutyric acid type B receptor subunit 2 isoform X2, whose translation is MRVLLLVLLAWPCCSSNLSSPRALRAGPPEHVISLLGLFDLTTTTGEARPEGRSELEAARMAVKHINLYSSMLRGYKLRLLYNDTKCDPGVGVDAFFHALYTRPSTKLPMLLGSACSEVTESLAKVTPYWNIVQVSFGSTSPALSDRREFPLFYRTVAPDSSHNPARLAFVRGFGWDTVTALSQDEDVFTLAVNDLVTELEEANITCTATITFSESDFKDQLRYLRDLDTRIIIASFSHKVAPKIFCEAYQLGMYGSDYAWILQGSPLDGAWWADVSKTDCSQSALKAAVEGLILVSSHNSIVGSEPSLSGLTNAKFEEEFRQRGLPITRYTPQTYDAVWAIVLTLHKTESQRRSLGLAPISNFDYGDWRMAHEFHREMASLDFLGVSGPVSFSGSDRVGISAFYQVQGGIVQKVALFYPSSEILDFECPQCEPLRWQGGQVPIAKREFRLRVVTIERTAFYSVASLAGAGIVLATVFLGFNLYFRKLKYIKLSSPRLNNIAVVGCILVYTAVILLGLDHATLPAGGTYFANVCTARAYLLSAGFSLAFGSMFTKTYRVHRIFTRSQSGVVKNKLLQDTQLISLICALLLVDILIVTLWVSIDPMQRHMRNLSLEISAIERSVVYQPQVEVCRSQHTSGWLGALYVYKGLLLIVGVYMAWETRRVKIPALNDSQYIGMSVYSVVITSGIVVVLANLISERATLAFVTITALILASTSTTLCLLFVPKIHTIWLHQDEDPIVESMGLKIECNTRRFVIDETRERYYRVEVQNKVYRRELAALDVEINKLERMLIEPPPSPTTSVSVSHGSVSLPGSLKEDDGMSEGDEAEEDSEVRLSPLPRPVPTYNPRGAAALLLSVVPSVVPRASWPCAQAAERQQVTFRSEPELDQASENEASSTSAVALLKKLLPRIWKPSRAKANRSAIAAALRMHVNYVTESPAAGAVGGAGAAAFRERARGSPRFPHRIVPAGSGLLAPTARTGKCRSLDTSIDAVLCVRCGGVQGRNAAACAGCARRDKPRAASLSPNCDVWCVEQNLAADGELTITIHRTESQCT